In Haloarcula halophila, a single window of DNA contains:
- a CDS encoding FAD-binding and (Fe-S)-binding domain-containing protein, with the protein MRDDDSDAATDGGIQLAPTASDDRADYDYVGGSVERPGLVSDLEARIDGEVRFDTYTRQLYATDASAYEVTPIGVVFPTSTAEAASVVSYCADREIPVLPRGGGTSLAGQTVNEAVVLDFTRHMDAVVSLDSESREARVQAGTVLADLNDRAAEYGLTFGPDPAAGNRSAVGGAIGNNSTGAHSLVYEKTDHYVQECEVVLADGTVTTFGEVSVDTLRERADPESDDLEARIAAGVVSLLEGHADEIDDRYPELKRNVSGYNLDRLVAEYKGEYGETGTVNLARLLAGSEGTLAIVTEATVTLEPLPETKSVALLTYDSVVEAVSDVQHVLEHDPAAVELIDDVLIDLASDTTEFADVAARLPDRARAALLVEFYAEDDDHGREQVAGLLADRVPSDSDDGEDETESDPDRYAFDALEAYDATERKELWKLRKSGLPILLGRTSDAKHISFLEDCAIPPEHLPAFVSEFQKVLEENDTFASFYAHAGPGVLHVRPLVNTKSQTDLDAMEAIGEAVTDLVVEFGGSVSGEHGDGRARTQWNRKLYGDRLWEAFRDLKTAFDPDWLLNPGQVCGDVSLTENLRFDPDYEFDAGFDSALEWDNENGMQGMVELCHGCGGCRTQASEGGVMCPTFRAADEEVTSTRGRANMLRQAMSGDLPDDPTDDEFVTEVMDLCIGCKGCAHDCPSEVDMAKLKVEVEHAHHQEHGAGLREKVFANVDTLARVGSALAPLSNLGPKVPGARAVMEKTLGIARERSLPTFERESLQDWFAARGPQVQETEADRKAVLFPDTYTNFSHPDIGKAAVRVLEAAGVHVEVADVTDSGRPSYSKGFVDTTRETAREAVDALAPRVADGWDVVVVEPSDAVMLQSDYLDLLSGEDVSSLAASSYGVCEYLDSFRLDEKLTVEAPERSLAYHGHCHQKATRKDHHAVGVLRRAGYEVDPLDSGCCGMAGSFGYEAEHHAMSMAIGDTLEGQVAGSEAESVVAPGASCRTQLADLAVETDGAYAGVDRDEPPTPIEALDAAVVGHDR; encoded by the coding sequence ATGCGCGACGACGATAGCGATGCCGCCACAGACGGTGGTATCCAACTCGCCCCGACGGCGAGCGACGACCGAGCGGACTACGACTACGTCGGCGGGTCCGTGGAGCGGCCGGGCCTCGTCTCCGACCTCGAAGCCCGGATCGACGGCGAGGTCCGGTTCGACACCTACACTCGCCAACTGTACGCGACGGACGCGAGTGCCTACGAGGTGACGCCGATCGGCGTAGTATTCCCCACATCGACTGCGGAGGCGGCCAGCGTGGTCTCGTACTGCGCCGACCGCGAGATCCCCGTCCTGCCGAGGGGTGGCGGGACGAGCCTCGCCGGACAGACGGTCAACGAGGCGGTCGTCCTGGACTTCACACGACACATGGACGCTGTCGTGTCACTCGATTCCGAGAGTCGAGAGGCCCGTGTCCAGGCCGGCACGGTGCTCGCGGACCTGAACGACCGGGCCGCCGAGTACGGCCTGACGTTCGGTCCCGATCCGGCGGCAGGCAACCGGAGTGCCGTCGGCGGCGCAATCGGCAACAACTCCACGGGGGCACACTCGCTGGTCTACGAGAAGACCGACCACTACGTCCAGGAGTGTGAGGTCGTCCTCGCGGACGGGACCGTCACCACGTTCGGCGAGGTGTCTGTCGACACGCTCCGGGAACGGGCAGATCCGGAGAGCGACGACCTCGAAGCACGGATCGCGGCGGGCGTCGTGTCGCTGCTGGAGGGCCACGCCGACGAGATCGACGACCGCTACCCCGAACTCAAGCGCAACGTCTCGGGGTACAACCTCGACCGCCTGGTCGCCGAGTACAAGGGCGAGTACGGCGAAACGGGAACGGTCAACCTCGCCCGGTTGCTCGCCGGCAGCGAGGGCACGCTGGCGATCGTCACCGAAGCGACGGTCACGCTGGAACCGCTCCCGGAGACAAAGTCGGTCGCCCTGTTGACTTACGACAGCGTCGTCGAGGCGGTCAGCGACGTCCAGCATGTCCTCGAACACGACCCCGCGGCCGTCGAACTCATCGACGACGTGCTCATCGACCTCGCGTCGGACACGACGGAGTTCGCCGACGTGGCCGCGCGGCTCCCGGACCGGGCGCGGGCCGCGCTACTCGTGGAGTTCTACGCCGAAGACGACGACCACGGCCGCGAGCAGGTGGCCGGGTTGCTGGCCGATCGGGTCCCGAGCGATAGCGACGACGGGGAGGACGAGACAGAGTCGGACCCGGACCGCTACGCCTTCGACGCGCTGGAGGCGTACGACGCCACCGAGCGCAAAGAACTCTGGAAACTCCGGAAATCCGGTCTCCCGATTCTGCTGGGCCGAACGAGCGACGCGAAACACATCAGCTTCCTCGAAGACTGTGCGATCCCGCCCGAACACCTCCCGGCGTTCGTCAGCGAGTTCCAGAAGGTACTGGAGGAAAACGACACGTTCGCCTCCTTCTACGCCCACGCCGGGCCGGGCGTGTTGCACGTTCGCCCGCTCGTGAACACGAAGTCACAGACCGATCTGGACGCGATGGAGGCGATCGGCGAGGCCGTTACCGACCTCGTCGTGGAGTTCGGCGGGTCGGTGTCGGGCGAACACGGTGACGGGCGCGCCCGTACCCAGTGGAACCGAAAACTGTACGGCGACCGGCTCTGGGAGGCGTTCCGGGACCTGAAGACGGCCTTCGACCCCGACTGGCTGTTGAACCCCGGCCAGGTCTGTGGGGACGTCTCGTTGACCGAGAACCTGCGGTTCGATCCCGACTACGAGTTCGACGCCGGCTTCGACTCCGCCCTGGAGTGGGACAACGAGAACGGGATGCAGGGGATGGTCGAACTCTGTCACGGCTGTGGCGGCTGTCGCACCCAGGCGTCCGAAGGGGGCGTGATGTGTCCGACGTTCCGGGCGGCCGACGAAGAGGTCACGTCCACTCGGGGCCGGGCGAACATGCTCCGCCAGGCGATGAGCGGCGACCTGCCCGACGACCCGACCGACGACGAGTTCGTCACCGAGGTGATGGACCTCTGTATCGGCTGTAAGGGGTGTGCGCACGACTGTCCCAGCGAAGTCGACATGGCGAAGCTGAAAGTCGAAGTCGAACACGCCCACCACCAGGAGCACGGGGCCGGCCTCCGCGAGAAGGTGTTCGCCAACGTCGACACGCTCGCCCGCGTCGGGAGCGCGCTGGCCCCGCTCTCGAACCTCGGTCCGAAGGTGCCGGGCGCACGAGCGGTGATGGAGAAGACGCTCGGGATCGCCCGCGAGCGGTCGCTCCCGACGTTCGAACGGGAGAGCTTACAGGACTGGTTCGCAGCGCGCGGCCCGCAGGTTCAGGAGACCGAGGCCGACCGGAAGGCCGTCCTCTTTCCCGACACCTACACGAACTTCAGCCACCCCGACATCGGGAAGGCGGCAGTTCGGGTCCTCGAAGCCGCCGGCGTCCACGTCGAGGTGGCCGACGTGACCGACAGCGGGCGGCCGTCGTACTCCAAAGGGTTCGTCGACACGACCCGCGAGACGGCCCGGGAGGCCGTCGACGCACTGGCTCCCCGCGTCGCGGACGGCTGGGACGTCGTCGTCGTCGAGCCCAGCGACGCGGTGATGCTCCAGTCGGACTACCTGGACCTGCTCTCGGGCGAGGACGTGTCCTCGCTGGCGGCCAGCAGCTACGGCGTCTGTGAGTACCTCGATAGCTTCCGGCTGGACGAGAAGCTGACAGTCGAGGCCCCGGAGCGCTCGCTGGCGTACCACGGCCACTGTCACCAGAAGGCGACCCGGAAGGACCACCACGCGGTCGGCGTCCTCCGGCGGGCCGGCTACGAGGTCGACCCGTTGGACTCGGGCTGTTGTGGCATGGCCGGCAGTTTCGGCTACGAGGCCGAACACCACGCGATGAGCATGGCGATCGGGGACACGCTCGAAGGCCAGGTGGCCGGGAGCGAGGCCGAGTCGGTCGTCGCGCCCGGCGCGTCCTGTCGGACCCAACTGGCCGACCTCGCTGTCGAGACCGACGGGGCCTACGCCGGCGTCGACCGGGACGAGCCACCGACACCGATCG
- a CDS encoding ABC transporter ATP-binding protein: MAKITVDDVTKRFGEGDESVVAVDDVSLDIRDGEFVVFVGPSGSGKSTLMRIVAGLETQSEGDVKIGDTVVNQLGPRARDIAMVFQNYALYPNMTVEENMSFGLKMSTELSDDEIEETVTSAAEMMDIGELLDDRPGQLSGGQQQRVALGRAIVRDPNVFLMDEPLSNLDAKLRAEMRTEINRLQSELDVTTLYVTHDQTEAMTMGDRLVVLNYGELQQIGTPLECFYRPANQFVAGFLGSPSMNFFEGHVEGGTLRADGFDFDLTERMQTSVDDRSSLVLGARPEDIVLHDEPTGGHEFVAEVDVVEPMGSISYVYLRAVQQDREQTFIVETDGQRLIKEGAEVYIEIPDEDVHLFDANTGVTIHQRKLDADIEFALEEGIQTADSSAD, translated from the coding sequence ATGGCTAAAATCACGGTAGACGACGTCACGAAACGGTTCGGAGAGGGAGACGAGTCAGTCGTCGCAGTCGACGACGTCTCCCTGGACATCAGAGACGGCGAGTTCGTCGTCTTCGTCGGCCCGTCCGGCAGCGGGAAATCGACGCTCATGCGGATCGTCGCGGGACTGGAAACACAGAGCGAGGGCGACGTGAAGATCGGCGATACCGTCGTCAACCAACTCGGGCCGCGTGCGCGTGACATCGCGATGGTGTTCCAGAACTACGCGCTGTACCCGAACATGACCGTCGAGGAGAACATGTCCTTCGGTCTGAAGATGTCGACGGAGCTGTCCGACGACGAGATCGAGGAGACGGTCACCTCGGCGGCCGAGATGATGGACATCGGCGAGTTACTGGATGACCGCCCCGGGCAGCTCTCCGGTGGCCAACAACAGCGCGTGGCGCTGGGCCGTGCCATCGTTCGGGACCCGAACGTCTTCCTGATGGACGAACCGCTCTCGAACCTCGACGCGAAACTCCGGGCGGAGATGCGTACCGAGATCAACCGCCTCCAGAGCGAGTTGGACGTCACGACACTCTATGTCACCCACGACCAGACGGAGGCGATGACGATGGGTGACCGACTGGTCGTCCTCAACTACGGCGAACTCCAGCAGATCGGGACGCCCCTGGAGTGTTTCTACCGGCCGGCCAACCAGTTCGTCGCCGGGTTCCTCGGGTCCCCGTCGATGAACTTCTTCGAGGGCCACGTCGAAGGCGGGACCCTGCGTGCCGACGGCTTCGACTTCGATCTGACCGAGCGGATGCAGACCTCGGTCGACGACCGGAGTTCACTGGTGCTGGGTGCCAGGCCGGAAGATATCGTGCTCCACGACGAACCCACCGGCGGCCACGAGTTCGTGGCAGAAGTCGACGTCGTGGAACCGATGGGGAGTATCTCGTACGTCTACCTGCGTGCCGTCCAGCAAGACCGCGAACAGACGTTCATCGTCGAGACGGACGGCCAACGCCTGATCAAGGAAGGGGCGGAGGTCTACATCGAGATCCCCGACGAAGACGTCCATCTCTTCGATGCGAACACCGGTGTGACGATCCACCAGCGGAAACTCGACGCCGATATCGAGTTCGCCCTCGAAGAAGGCATTCAGACCGCCGACAGTTCCGCGGACTGA
- a CDS encoding class II aldolase/adducin family protein → MTQNIPHYETRNAICEYGRSLLEDDLTTGTGGNLSARLDEDHIAISPSGVPYEEIAPPDVPVVRTDGTVVEGEIDPSTELPMHLEVYEQRPDVGGVVHTHSPYATTFASLGEAIPASHYLLAFTGTEVPVAEYETHATQDLGDAAVEALGDSYNATLLRNHGVLTADDSLEDAYTVALMVEYCARIHHQARAIGDPEILPDEEIDRLRGKLDSYGQ, encoded by the coding sequence ATGACACAGAATATCCCCCACTACGAGACACGTAACGCAATCTGCGAGTACGGACGGAGCCTGCTCGAAGACGACCTGACGACCGGGACCGGCGGCAACCTCAGTGCCCGCCTCGACGAGGACCATATCGCGATCAGCCCCTCCGGAGTCCCCTACGAGGAGATCGCCCCCCCGGACGTGCCAGTCGTCCGTACCGACGGGACCGTCGTCGAGGGGGAGATCGATCCGTCGACGGAACTGCCGATGCACCTGGAAGTGTACGAACAGCGACCGGACGTCGGTGGCGTCGTCCACACCCACTCGCCGTACGCGACGACGTTTGCCTCGCTCGGCGAGGCGATTCCGGCCTCACACTACCTGCTCGCCTTTACCGGCACCGAGGTGCCCGTCGCCGAGTACGAGACACACGCGACCCAGGACCTCGGCGACGCAGCCGTCGAGGCCCTCGGTGACTCGTACAACGCGACGCTCCTGCGTAACCACGGCGTGTTGACCGCCGACGACTCGCTGGAGGACGCCTACACCGTGGCGCTGATGGTCGAGTACTGTGCGCGCATCCACCACCAGGCGCGTGCGATCGGCGATCCGGAGATCCTGCCCGACGAAGAGATCGATCGGCTCCGCGGGAAACTCGACAGCTACGGACAGTGA
- a CDS encoding IclR family transcriptional regulator has product MSETPGYTIDSTETSLDLLETLVDSADPMGVTALADRLGVSKSVAYNHLSTLRTRGYVIKRGDRYEPSLRSLDLGSRTRTAMPLYESARRHLDNLAAASGETTVLFVLEENSGVPVYIAEAGEGWSPRFHEGQRLPLHVNAPGKAILASLSDERVDEILAATDLVEPTSATITQHDELKAALRGVREDTVAFCRGEQYEGIVGVASPVTNNDVDRVAALGICGPVDRLNGRYLEEDITGQVLSTAKSIQVDLTGQ; this is encoded by the coding sequence ATGAGCGAGACACCAGGCTACACGATCGACTCGACGGAAACGTCGCTGGATCTGCTCGAAACACTCGTCGACTCGGCGGACCCGATGGGTGTGACGGCACTTGCCGATCGTCTCGGGGTCTCGAAGAGCGTCGCTTACAATCACCTCTCGACGTTACGGACTCGTGGCTACGTGATCAAACGGGGCGACCGGTACGAACCCTCGCTCAGGTCCCTCGATCTCGGTTCGCGCACGCGGACAGCGATGCCGCTCTACGAGTCCGCACGCCGACATCTCGACAACCTCGCGGCCGCCTCGGGCGAAACGACAGTGCTGTTCGTCCTGGAGGAGAACTCGGGAGTCCCGGTCTACATCGCGGAGGCTGGTGAGGGATGGTCACCCCGCTTTCACGAGGGGCAGCGACTCCCGCTACACGTGAACGCACCGGGAAAAGCGATTCTGGCATCGCTCTCCGACGAACGCGTCGACGAGATCCTCGCAGCGACTGATCTGGTCGAGCCGACGAGCGCAACGATAACCCAACACGACGAGCTCAAGGCCGCGTTGCGAGGCGTTCGGGAGGATACCGTAGCGTTCTGCAGAGGAGAACAGTACGAGGGGATCGTGGGTGTCGCCTCACCGGTGACGAACAACGATGTCGACCGCGTCGCTGCGCTGGGCATCTGTGGCCCGGTAGACCGACTGAACGGCCGATACCTGGAAGAGGACATCACGGGTCAGGTCCTCAGCACTGCCAAATCGATACAGGTCGATCTCACAGGACAGTGA
- a CDS encoding galactitol-1-phosphate 5-dehydrogenase, translated as MRATTLTGVGEIEVQERDRPEPKADEVLVQVGACSVCMTDYHMYHGTFAAPTPLVLGHESAGTITEVGTAVETFDVGDRVAINPTVPCNACSYCKRGETHLCENNTSIGGAGETILDGAFAEYVRVPAINVEDIGDMSFERAALAEPLACCLHGVEQTDLTPGDSVAIIGAGPIGLLLLQSFRNAGAAPIVVSEPDDERRELAAELGADIVVDPDEEDPETAIPDAAGGKVDVAAEAIGLVPTIKQANAVTAEGGSTLVFGVPDQAATMEVSPFDIFFDEVDYRGSFSLTVEDFERAVTLLQHGRIDAETLITERIGLDDLPTAFDRMENGEGLKKVVVPGIDG; from the coding sequence ATGCGAGCGACCACACTCACGGGCGTCGGAGAGATCGAAGTCCAGGAACGGGATCGTCCCGAGCCGAAGGCCGACGAAGTCCTCGTCCAAGTCGGTGCCTGTAGTGTCTGCATGACCGACTATCACATGTATCATGGGACGTTCGCCGCGCCGACTCCGCTGGTCCTCGGCCACGAGAGCGCCGGAACCATCACGGAGGTCGGGACGGCGGTCGAGACGTTCGACGTCGGCGACCGCGTCGCGATCAACCCGACCGTCCCCTGTAACGCCTGTTCGTACTGCAAGCGCGGCGAGACACACCTCTGTGAGAACAACACGAGCATCGGTGGGGCCGGCGAGACGATCCTCGACGGCGCGTTCGCCGAGTACGTACGCGTCCCTGCGATCAACGTCGAGGACATCGGTGACATGTCCTTCGAGCGGGCCGCACTGGCCGAACCGCTGGCCTGTTGTCTCCACGGCGTCGAGCAGACCGATCTCACGCCGGGCGATAGCGTCGCAATCATCGGCGCGGGTCCGATCGGACTCCTATTGTTGCAGTCGTTCCGCAACGCCGGTGCCGCCCCTATCGTCGTCTCCGAACCCGACGACGAGCGGCGTGAACTGGCCGCCGAACTCGGCGCGGACATCGTCGTCGACCCCGACGAGGAAGATCCCGAGACGGCCATCCCCGACGCCGCCGGCGGTAAGGTCGACGTCGCCGCGGAAGCGATCGGGTTGGTTCCGACGATCAAACAGGCCAACGCGGTGACCGCAGAGGGCGGGTCGACCCTCGTGTTCGGTGTACCCGACCAAGCGGCGACGATGGAGGTCAGCCCATTCGACATTTTCTTCGACGAGGTCGACTACCGCGGATCGTTCTCGCTCACCGTCGAGGACTTCGAACGGGCGGTGACGCTGCTCCAGCACGGCCGTATCGACGCTGAGACGCTTATCACCGAACGGATCGGGCTCGACGACCTCCCCACCGCGTTCGACCGCATGGAAAACGGCGAGGGACTGAAGAAAGTCGTCGTCCCCGGTATCGACGGCTAA
- a CDS encoding extracellular solute-binding protein: protein MTERNRRNFIKATGVGLLGGLAGCTRGGSNGSGDGSSSDGSSSGGSGGSSTDTGTGSDGDLAIPLEEYQSADIDWRQFEGSQINIGAVQHPWVSAIKPAVPVFEELTGIEVVWNVLPEQQFRTKRQTDVSTGAGQFDIFYMDQVVNQFREEGWIQPLDPYFNDSSLYDEEWYQPDDLFEASKWQAHGGGYSDTWTGIPITVEVQTQFYRTDLYEKHDLEVAETLEQFRQNAQTIHENESDVVGTVGRGQKGYGMNIYILNTFLREYGAELWTEFPSDSGLDSEGVIQAAEWYTSLLQDYGPEGASTQTWSDVLATMQEGRAGHIVADANLFWPGLTGEDSQVGDNIGIAKAPKPADGTFSPNAFNWQISTSKNASNSEQAFLFMLWASSQPTNTWMHLENEAAFSVRQSVWENDEFRSRVGDDFAQVTLESLQAAAPDPFDRKYPEWGQRYSEELQRAIAGQKSAEEAMTRAAEVAEDIYSN from the coding sequence ATGACTGAGCGCAACAGGCGGAATTTCATCAAAGCGACAGGTGTCGGACTGCTCGGCGGCCTCGCGGGCTGTACGCGAGGGGGCTCGAACGGTTCGGGGGACGGATCGAGTAGTGACGGATCGAGTAGCGGCGGTTCGGGCGGTAGCTCGACCGATACCGGAACTGGCTCCGACGGCGATCTCGCTATCCCGCTCGAAGAGTACCAGAGCGCCGACATCGATTGGCGACAGTTCGAAGGGTCACAGATCAACATCGGTGCCGTCCAGCACCCGTGGGTGTCGGCGATCAAGCCCGCGGTGCCCGTCTTCGAGGAGCTGACCGGCATCGAGGTCGTCTGGAACGTCCTCCCGGAACAGCAGTTCCGGACCAAGCGCCAGACCGATGTCAGTACTGGAGCCGGCCAGTTCGACATCTTCTACATGGATCAGGTGGTCAACCAGTTCCGCGAGGAAGGCTGGATCCAACCCCTCGACCCGTACTTCAACGACAGCAGTCTGTACGACGAGGAGTGGTACCAGCCCGACGACCTCTTCGAGGCGTCGAAGTGGCAGGCCCACGGCGGGGGCTACAGCGACACCTGGACGGGTATCCCCATCACCGTCGAGGTCCAGACACAGTTCTACCGGACGGACCTCTACGAGAAACACGACCTCGAAGTGGCGGAGACGCTCGAACAGTTCCGCCAGAACGCGCAGACGATCCACGAAAACGAGTCCGACGTGGTCGGGACGGTCGGTCGCGGCCAGAAGGGGTACGGGATGAACATCTACATCCTGAACACGTTCCTGCGCGAGTACGGCGCAGAGCTCTGGACCGAGTTCCCGTCCGACTCGGGACTCGACTCCGAGGGCGTCATCCAGGCGGCGGAGTGGTACACCAGCCTGCTGCAGGACTACGGCCCAGAGGGCGCGTCGACCCAGACGTGGTCCGACGTTCTCGCCACGATGCAGGAGGGACGAGCGGGCCACATCGTCGCCGACGCGAACCTGTTCTGGCCGGGTCTGACCGGTGAGGACTCCCAGGTCGGCGACAATATCGGTATCGCGAAAGCACCGAAGCCCGCCGACGGGACGTTCTCGCCGAACGCGTTCAACTGGCAGATCTCCACGTCGAAGAACGCCTCGAACTCCGAGCAGGCGTTCCTGTTCATGCTGTGGGCGTCCTCGCAACCGACCAACACCTGGATGCACCTCGAAAACGAGGCGGCGTTCTCCGTGCGCCAGTCGGTCTGGGAGAACGACGAGTTCCGCTCGCGGGTGGGGGACGACTTCGCACAGGTCACGCTCGAATCCCTGCAGGCGGCCGCACCGGACCCGTTCGACCGGAAGTACCCCGAGTGGGGCCAGCGCTACTCCGAGGAACTGCAGCGTGCGATCGCCGGCCAGAAATCCGCCGAGGAAGCGATGACGCGGGCCGCGGAAGTCGCCGAAGACATCTACAGCAACTAA
- a CDS encoding carbohydrate ABC transporter permease — protein sequence MATSDPDAAIGSQRLDKETRERLVTVARHTILLGWSFVVLFPLYWLVSMSLKPPGQANSLPPDWIFLPTVYNYIQLVQQSDFVAAFANSVMMVSASVVIVLLIGVPAAYVLSRYDIPMERDVLVWILSSRMLPPIAVVIPFFVIFRALNLFDTRIGMVLMYVSINLSLVVWVMKAFFDGIPETLEEAARVDGATQFQGFRKVVLPAAKPGIFSVAIISFIFAWIELLFGLVLTSFEAVPVTLFVYSFIGSRSIEWSLLAAASTAMIVPVVVFLVAVNKYLAAGLSFGVVIKE from the coding sequence ATGGCGACCTCCGATCCCGACGCCGCGATCGGCTCGCAGCGACTCGACAAGGAGACGCGGGAGAGGCTCGTCACGGTCGCTCGCCACACGATCCTCCTGGGATGGTCCTTTGTCGTTCTGTTCCCGCTGTACTGGCTCGTCTCCATGTCGTTGAAGCCGCCGGGACAGGCAAACTCGCTGCCGCCGGACTGGATCTTCCTGCCGACGGTGTACAACTACATCCAGTTGGTCCAGCAGTCCGATTTCGTCGCCGCCTTCGCCAACAGCGTGATGATGGTGTCGGCGTCGGTCGTGATCGTCTTGCTGATCGGCGTGCCCGCGGCGTACGTGCTCTCGCGGTACGACATCCCCATGGAGCGGGACGTGCTCGTGTGGATTCTCTCCTCGCGGATGCTCCCGCCCATCGCCGTCGTCATCCCGTTTTTCGTCATCTTCCGGGCGCTGAACCTCTTCGACACCCGGATCGGGATGGTGTTGATGTACGTCAGCATCAACCTCTCGCTGGTCGTCTGGGTGATGAAGGCCTTCTTCGACGGCATCCCCGAGACCTTAGAGGAGGCCGCACGCGTCGACGGCGCGACGCAGTTCCAGGGCTTCCGGAAGGTGGTCCTGCCCGCAGCGAAACCGGGGATCTTCTCGGTGGCCATCATCAGCTTCATTTTCGCCTGGATCGAGTTGCTGTTCGGCCTCGTGTTGACGAGCTTCGAAGCGGTGCCGGTGACGCTGTTCGTCTACTCGTTCATCGGCTCTCGATCCATCGAGTGGTCGCTGCTAGCGGCCGCCTCGACGGCGATGATCGTTCCCGTCGTCGTCTTCCTCGTGGCGGTCAACAAGTATCTCGCCGCCGGACTCAGCTTCGGTGTGGTGATCAAAGAATGA
- a CDS encoding carbohydrate ABC transporter permease produces the protein MSTPTQTETANQTALGRLRDLWNDYLPYWFMAPMVLVMVMITFFPGAYDLYLSVIAEPTFNVFEAEFVGLQHFETAFTRGGAFHSFVITITVVVSALALETLLGFVLAALVAGVDSGRMKGFYRVLFIIPMAVAPVSLATIGRLMLNSEIGIIPYVIETATPLAAPNFLSEVPLLTVILLDTWNWTPFMFIIFYAGLSSVPDTLVEASRVDGAPLWRRYVHVIIPYMKPVVFVATLIRLIDLFRTFGVVYGLTNGGPGTATQLVSINIYEQMFINNQLGVAAAIAIVYLVLVVALCNIIIAKVGFEGVWD, from the coding sequence ATGAGCACACCAACGCAGACAGAAACGGCGAACCAGACGGCCCTCGGTAGACTCCGGGACCTCTGGAACGACTACCTCCCGTACTGGTTCATGGCACCGATGGTGCTGGTGATGGTGATGATCACCTTCTTCCCCGGTGCCTACGACCTCTATCTCAGCGTGATCGCCGAGCCGACGTTCAACGTCTTCGAGGCGGAGTTCGTCGGCCTCCAGCACTTCGAGACGGCCTTCACCCGGGGCGGCGCGTTCCACTCGTTCGTCATCACGATCACTGTCGTCGTCAGCGCGCTGGCTCTGGAGACGCTGCTCGGGTTCGTCCTCGCCGCACTCGTCGCGGGGGTCGACTCCGGCCGTATGAAGGGGTTCTACCGTGTGCTGTTCATCATCCCGATGGCGGTCGCACCCGTCTCGCTGGCGACCATCGGTCGGCTCATGCTGAACAGCGAGATCGGGATCATCCCGTACGTGATCGAGACGGCGACGCCGCTTGCGGCGCCGAACTTCCTCTCGGAAGTGCCGCTGTTGACGGTGATCCTGTTGGATACGTGGAACTGGACGCCGTTCATGTTCATCATCTTCTACGCCGGCCTCTCGTCGGTGCCGGATACGCTGGTCGAAGCGTCGCGAGTCGACGGCGCGCCCCTGTGGCGACGGTACGTCCACGTCATCATCCCGTACATGAAGCCCGTGGTGTTCGTCGCCACCCTCATCCGGCTCATCGACCTGTTCCGTACCTTCGGCGTCGTCTACGGGCTGACCAACGGCGGCCCGGGGACGGCGACCCAGCTCGTGAGTATCAACATCTACGAACAGATGTTCATCAACAACCAACTGGGCGTGGCCGCGGCGATCGCCATCGTCTACCTCGTACTCGTGGTGGCACTCTGTAACATCATCATCGCGAAGGTCGGCTTCGAGGGGGTGTGGGACTGA